A region of Chloroflexaceae bacterium DNA encodes the following proteins:
- the bchF gene encoding 2-vinyl bacteriochlorophyllide hydratase has translation MQPVEMDFGSPGKRAQQRCAFRAVTRSPAESRAMMYTPEQLRRREASRWTRVQIILAPIQFIVFIISFALVIRYLMTGEGYWITTISIWVKIALIWALTITGMLWEHDMFDHYFMAREFFWEDLGNLIAIITHNLYFVVQWLGADTQTVMWVMVFAYVTYLFNAGQFLARGIRSARQRRALARQAVNLGASTQD, from the coding sequence ATGCAGCCGGTTGAGATGGATTTCGGCTCGCCCGGAAAGCGCGCTCAGCAGCGCTGCGCTTTCCGGGCGGTCACCCGCTCGCCCGCGGAGTCACGAGCGATGATGTACACCCCGGAACAACTGCGGCGTCGTGAGGCTTCACGCTGGACGCGCGTGCAGATCATCCTCGCGCCTATCCAGTTCATTGTCTTTATCATCAGCTTCGCCCTGGTGATTCGCTATCTTATGACCGGCGAGGGGTACTGGATCACCACGATCAGCATCTGGGTCAAGATTGCGCTCATCTGGGCCCTGACGATCACCGGGATGCTCTGGGAACACGATATGTTCGACCACTACTTCATGGCCAGGGAGTTCTTCTGGGAGGATCTCGGGAATCTGATCGCCATTATCACCCACAATCTGTACTTCGTCGTCCAGTGGCTCGGCGCCGATACTCAGACGGTGATGTGGGTAATGGTGTTTGCGTATGTGACCTATCTGTTTAACGCCGGGCAGTTCCTGGCGCGAGGCATCCGCTCTGCGCGCCAGCGTCGCGCGCTGGCCAGGCAGGCAGTG
- a CDS encoding BCD family MFS transporter → MALLRLLVKTIRLSILRIGAGWMFALLTFNFNRITIADLGAIAVIVTTLIGMHHFISFFQVYWGRLADRHPIFGYRRTPYILLSSLVASLVFLFLPSIAIGLGQRDPVATVEAFLFIGLFGVAMAMNGSSSNALMAEVTTEKDRGFVVAVIWATVIISGIVSAGVSRVMMPVYSPEAMQQLYNLTPIVVMVTTLLGVIGMERRISKEEHAALLAEQPAEGASPLETFRVARRLMAVNPHVRGFFFFVLLGIFGIFLQDAILEPFGAEVFGMTQAETARFQQVWGAGALLGMLIIGILCSLFPIPKKLIATIGGVGIVASLAAIAFSAFSHRPELILPSLIVMGLSIGLFDVGALSMMMDMTLVGQAGLFMGIWGMAQGFGNGFANVLSGAFHTILIEQMSLAPTVAYGLIFGFEAVIMGLAIVILRTVSVQEFKGLTRKEIGTVLAMDAAG, encoded by the coding sequence ATGGCCCTCCTGCGTCTCCTGGTCAAGACCATCCGCCTGTCCATCTTGCGGATCGGGGCGGGGTGGATGTTCGCCCTGCTGACGTTCAACTTCAACCGGATCACCATCGCTGACCTGGGCGCCATCGCGGTGATCGTCACCACATTGATCGGCATGCACCATTTTATCTCATTCTTCCAGGTCTACTGGGGACGCCTGGCCGATCGTCACCCGATCTTCGGTTACCGGCGCACACCGTATATCCTGCTCAGTTCCCTGGTAGCCTCGCTGGTCTTCCTCTTCCTGCCCTCAATCGCCATTGGCCTGGGACAGCGCGATCCTGTCGCGACCGTTGAGGCCTTCCTCTTCATCGGCCTCTTCGGCGTGGCCATGGCGATGAACGGCAGCTCGTCCAACGCCTTGATGGCCGAGGTGACCACCGAGAAGGATCGCGGCTTTGTGGTGGCGGTGATCTGGGCCACGGTGATTATCAGCGGAATCGTCTCTGCCGGGGTCTCGCGGGTGATGATGCCGGTCTACTCGCCCGAGGCCATGCAGCAGCTCTACAATCTGACGCCGATTGTGGTCATGGTGACGACCCTGCTGGGCGTGATCGGCATGGAGCGGCGCATCAGCAAGGAGGAGCACGCTGCGCTCCTCGCCGAGCAGCCCGCCGAGGGGGCCTCGCCCCTTGAGACCTTTCGCGTGGCGCGGCGCTTGATGGCCGTCAATCCCCACGTCCGCGGCTTCTTCTTCTTCGTTCTTCTTGGCATTTTCGGGATTTTCCTCCAGGACGCCATCCTGGAGCCGTTCGGGGCCGAGGTGTTCGGAATGACCCAGGCCGAAACGGCCCGCTTCCAGCAGGTCTGGGGGGCGGGGGCGTTGCTCGGCATGCTCATTATCGGCATTCTGTGTAGCTTGTTCCCCATCCCGAAGAAGCTGATCGCCACCATCGGCGGCGTAGGGATCGTCGCCAGCCTGGCGGCCATCGCCTTCTCGGCTTTCTCCCACCGTCCGGAGTTGATACTGCCCAGCCTGATCGTGATGGGGCTGAGCATCGGCCTGTTCGATGTCGGCGCGCTCTCCATGATGATGGATATGACGCTCGTGGGGCAGGCCGGGCTCTTCATGGGCATCTGGGGCATGGCCCAGGGCTTTGGCAACGGCTTCGCCAATGTGCTCAGCGGCGCGTTCCATACTATCTTGATCGAGCAAATGTCGCTGGCGCCGACGGTGGCCTACGGGCTGATCTTTGGCTTCGAAGCCGTGATAATGGGTCTGGCCATTGTCATCCTGCGCACTGTCAGCGTGCAGGAGTTCAAGGGCCTGACCCGCAAGGAAATCGGTACGGTGCTGGCGATGGATGCAGCCGGTTGA